From Halotia branconii CENA392, the proteins below share one genomic window:
- the vapB gene encoding type II toxin-antitoxin system VapB family antitoxin, producing MIPPQLIATLDKLPPNLQVEILHYAEYLAAKYAETSPSETPPQKYRQAGTMKGMFTMAADFDAPLEDLKDCM from the coding sequence ATGATCCCACCTCAACTAATTGCAACTCTCGATAAACTTCCTCCAAATCTCCAAGTCGAAATTCTTCACTATGCCGAATACCTTGCAGCTAAATATGCTGAGACATCACCCTCCGAAACGCCGCCCCAAAAATATCGCCAAGCGGGAACCATGAAAGGTATGTTTACTATGGCTGCTGACTTTGACGCACCCTTAGAAGACCTCAAAGACTGCATGTAG